A region from the Canis lupus dingo isolate Sandy chromosome X, ASM325472v2, whole genome shotgun sequence genome encodes:
- the BEX4 gene encoding protein BEX4 yields the protein MASKEKQVVKSVNMESAQQENEEQSSVQNEEGSCNSKGSEGQKNGRNVKLGRMRRLVPNFRWAIPNKNIDHNEMGDDVEKFVGQMMEIRRKTKEQQMRHHKRFQTPEPDNHYDFCLIP from the coding sequence ATGGCGTCCAAAGAGAAACAAGTGGTGAAAAGTGTCAACATGGAAAGTGCCCAGCAGGAAAACGAAGAACAGAGCTCTGTGCAGAATGAAGAGGGATCATGCAATTCGAAAGGGAGTGAAGGCCAGAAGAATGGAAGAAATGTTAAGCTGGGGCGAATGAGACGACTTGTCCCTAATTTTCGATGGGCCATACCTAACAAGAATATTGATCACAATGAAATGGGAGATGATGTGGAAAAGTTCGTAGGGCAAATGATGGAGATCAGGAGAAAGACTAAAGAGCAGCAAATGAGGCATCATAAGCGCTTCCAAACTCCTGAACCTGATAATCATTATGACTTTTGCCTTATACCGTGA